GCAATTTAATCATTGAGTAACTGGCAATTAACTGACTAGTTATTCTGCCAGACTTCTGTGTGAAACGTGTGTGTAGAACATACGAGTACATAAAACTGATCATTCAAGGTAAGTACAACTGGGATAGACAAGATCTATCGATCTTTAAAAAGAACACAGTGGGGTGCACAGCACTCAACCCGATCGACTCCCACAGATCGTTAACAGGAAGGAGCTGAGAATGAGGCTGGGAAAGAGAGTTAACTATAAATGTCAGGATACTTAATCATGTTGGCTCAGTTTATGGCCAGGCTTAGTCATTCAGCTTTAACAATTGATTAGCTGACGTGCCTGGCCTTTGAACACAtccagagagacagagagagtcaAAGTCTGTTTCCAATTCATTACCAACGACGGCATCGACACCAAAATGCAGTTAGCAGCTTTAACAGCGCTGGAATTTGCTCCAcacagagagaagagagagagagggagaaaaataaataagcgtTGCTTAAATGTTTCTTTTACAGAGAATTAGGCCGATGGAATTCGAAAGAAGAGGGAAGAAGGGGGAAACATTTCTCTCTGACCAGTTTCAAATTCAGTTTTCGGCACGATCAAGCATCAACTGCGATCAACCGCTTCGATCAACCGCTCATCGCTCAGACAaccaacaaacagcaacaacaacgacaccgacaacaacaacaacaacaacaacaaagagacaAAGAGCTTCGCTTGGTTCGCATCTcagttatttttttgcattaacGTTTTAATTGATCGCTTTCAGTTATAAACAAGTTGGCTTTTGATTTATGAGCGCGTGCGTGCAGCGACAGAAAAAATGCGTTTTAGGCCAAGTTAACACAGAGAGGGCCAGATCCAAAAAGGCCCTGCGACTTGCTCATCGTCATCGAACGTTTTGCggctcgcttttttttttttttttttggtttgttttgttgtctgtgttttatttatgtaaatgaaGTCGAAACTCAAAGCTTTCAATAGCTCTTGATGATGTTGTGTGTCTTCGCAGCtctcttgttgttcttctaTGGGGATCGGCGACAATGTCTCTATTTCTCTAATTTCGTATTGCCTCAAAGACTATCGGAGTCTATAAGACTATCCCTGCGGCTAGTCTCCCCCCTCCCCCAAGCCCTGTTACCAAACATATACACAAACTGgtgtttaatattatttgtctAACGGTCACGAGCATTTGCCTtctcgcattgttgttgttgttactgttgttgctattgttgttgtttgtggttaAGCgtcaaatttttaagaatttccCGCATCGTTTAACCAGCCATATTCGTTAGCTGTGTTAgctggttgttgctgttgcactgaCAAGCAAATAAATCACGGCTTCTATCCCCAGCTTCAGTCTCTCCTCGCTCCCTCTCGCTTACTCGCAGTCGCTGTCTCTCGCTCTGACACAGCTTGTCTTAGCCTATTGTATAGCGTAGGCATCTTAACAAATATCTTTACATTTCGACCGAAtctttatttatgtacatttctTTTAGAGGCgacaaatgtatttgttttatcaGCTATTGTTGCGCagttttttcgaaaaaaagcTTGTGAACTTTTTTCTTCTTGACTGACCATAAACTtcactttcacacacacacagatagagaCTAAGGGCACAGGGCCtgaaaacaagaagaaaaatgtttgttgaaAATGTACAAACATAAAACACAGTTTTGGATTTCACTTTAGCTTTTTTCTCTGATTTTTTTTGAGTGGCTTTTTAGGTTTTGCGGTTCGAGAGTTGTCAGTATGGCAATTAATCAACGCATCTTGAACTGAATCGAATcggagtgtgagtgagtgtatgagtacgagtgtgagtgtgagtcaCCCACTCTGGATGTTGGGAATGCGTTAACTCGTCTTCGGCGAAATGATTCGATGCCATCAGATGCGATTCGATTTGTttatagaaaaacaaacacttgGCTCTCTAGACACACTCTCTGTgctcgttgtgtgtgtgtgtgtgtgtgtgtgtgtgtgtgtattttggcCGCTGTCCGTTACTCATGGTTGGCTAAGTGGGTCGTGACTTTTCAAAATGCAAACgtatcgtcgtcgtcgtcttcgacTTCGTCTTTGAAGCAATATGCATGCGCAGTTGGTTCAACTGCTCCCAGCAGCTCCCCAACTTCAACTTCTTCAGTCACCCCTCTGAGTTATACTACATCCCgccccaaaagcaaaaaaaaaaaaaaaacggcgCACGTACGTAAACGTAATGAAATTCTTACCTCAAATAGCACTTAACTCCAGTTTAAAACGAGCCAAAAGTGAATGGTACTGACCCCAAACCGTTGCACGTTTGTCTTAACActttgttgtttactttttctACAATTctgtgcatttgttttttacttcgtttgtagttgttttatttcgtatcggttttttttttgtattttggggCCAAAATAGAAAAGTTGTGGTGCTGCACTCAGCTATCGAGCGATCGAGCGCAGATCAGCCGAtcgaaaatttgtttaattgaattgaatgtaTGGTAGgcaaaaactaaaatgaaaaaaaaaagaaaataaggaGTCAGTGGACAAGTCAATGCGGCAATTTGAATGCGAGCTCATTTTAAGAGGCATGCCTCAAACGAACctcgactccgactccgagtTGGCCGAGCGAAGCAATCACGGTCATGTTttcatgttgcatgttgcatgtttcAAGATCAATAGCGGGAAAAAGTTGAGTCGAGTGGAATAGTCTTGGTTGGTTATTTGAACTGCTTCTTGAACTTatctgtttgcattttgtcgCCTGacaattaaatgttttgaatGAATGACAAGACAAACAAACGAGCCAAACGAATGAAGCAACGAACGTCGTCTTTTGCCaccgttcgttcgttcgtttctTTCGTTGTAACTGTCGATCAGCAGGAAATTGTGATGAATGCCACATAACAGAAAACGATGTCAAAAAGGCATATGAAATGCTTAAGGCATGTGCTTTCAGCTTTCGGCTTTCAGCTTCCATTCTCAGCTCCCAGGTTGCAGCTTCCATCTTTCCATCTAACCTGAGGCACAATCTCGAGGCGAACTGATCACTTTAGAAAGCAAATTACAGATGATCCTCAGTCATGATCCTCAGTTGGGGAGCAGCCGTGACTGCCACATTCAGATGCTGACAATTGCTAATGCGATAAGtggatttaattttttcttcttttattttgatttttattttgtttcgaCTTAACTTTGGGTGTGTAGGTTCCTCAGCGATCAGTCAAGACCAATCAATCGATCGATCGACAGGCTAAGGAGGATCTACAGTTTGCACTTGACTTCACAGTCTGAAAAGTGATTTGGAATTGGAAGATCATTAACGAATCGCGATAAGCAAACACTGATTGATTTTTTTCGGATTGATCTTATCACAGCTCACTTATGTAAATCTAAAGGTgtgaatatttcaattattttaattgttaatttaaatacattttatttgaatgaaCTTGCTAATAAAAATTTCTGTTTGAATTTTGGCACTCCATAATTGTGAgacatataataaataataagatcTATGAGCTAGTTGAGTATTGTAATATTGTCTCaataaatacgagtataataaaaaaaaaaattcttccATGATTCCATGAATTATTATGATTCGCtgttaatgtttatttaaaagaagCAGCTAccgaatttgtttttaatatactttatcAATTATCAGCATTGAGTTACAAATATAAAGGtatacaaaatgttaattgaaCATAAATGGTTAAATAATTATTggaaaaatacataataatacaGCTTCTTTTAATGCTATGGTATGATGATTTCATATACTTGCACGCAGAGTAATAAGCCATGAAGATACAATTTTTAGACTAAATAATCAGAAATGagtaaatattgtaatgagtaatatatttttacattttcattttttgcagacaattttattttttacatatcAATAACATTTTCTGTATAGGAGAAATAGAAATTTGTGGTCATCTGCAACTTTTTGTCATAGAGCCATTTCATTCCTAATAGATAGTCTCCAGTTGGAAAAGGAAGTCCTACTTTTACAGGATTCACATAAAAATCTTTAACTATGGCGAGTCCCTTCAAATATTCGATATtaactaaaaattataatatatttattaacatcGATTACTTACCCAATAAGGACAGGAATGGTTAAGATTCGAAAAGTCTTTAACAAGAGTAAAGGCAATTTTTGCATATggattgtattttgttttgagaAATCGACACATATCAACAACGCTTTTAAAAATCCATGGCTTATACCCATTGGCTTTCTTGAAGAGTTGGACATCCAGTGTTATATCATTAACTGGGTGGAATATTGACGCGTTCAAATTTAAAGTAGTTAGATTCCGGCTAATTGCCCTCAGACGGCACTCATTCATGTGAACCCACGATTCATTGTGGCCTGCACAGAATATGTTTGTCCATTTGAACTGAGCTGCTTCCTTTGAAAGTATATTattcttttacatttttctttttttttatttaacacatTCACTTACAACATGATTAGGAATGAGTACAGCAAATATTCCGAGCACTAGTCGAAAAACTACGAAGTCAACTCCCATAGCGTTGAGTTTCTAATGAGTACGAAATTACCAAAAATCTAATATTCAAATCGATCCAGCATTCTTCCAACTGTTACTAATTAGCAACTCGATTGTACATTTGTATTAGACATATAATTGTGATCTagatttatttactttatgcGTATGTTAATTCATGATTTATTGTGCCTCGTTCAGATTGCGTTATTTAGTTAAAACTGAACAGCATCCTAagaatggaaaatatttgtaagcCAAGCCTTTAATTATCTACATATTTGTACTTACATGATAAACACATTTATAGAAAATGTAGAGAAAGGAATTAATTTTAGATGGATGTGATTGCttatttgtttaagtttttccttttattataattataaatttcattaataaggTTAcctttcaaatttaattattttagaaacaacaattgtactaaagcatatacatatgttattgTTCGTGCCATCATTGTCATCATTGCAATGCATTGTAATTCACTTTGCTAGTATTTTTACAATTGTTAAATTAGACTTAGAATGGTACATTACAGAATAcactgcaaaaattgcaatataacTTACACTACAACATAAGCCTAGTCACCCAAATGTGTATGTTGGAAAATTTATTCTTTCTACATATCAATGATATTTTCagtgaatgaaaaatatacatcTGTCGTCAGCAGAAACCTCTTATCATAAATCCACTTCAAAGTCAATAGATAATCACCAGTCGGGAAAGGTAGATGTAGTTGTTGAGGATACACATGAAATCCTTTAATTAGTTGGTATCCCTGCTCGTGTACTCgtacataattatttattattattgagatCAATATAATAAGATTAAAACTTACCATATAAGGACAGGAATGGTTAAGGTTCGAATACTCTTTCGAGATAGTATGAACAACTTTCAAAATTggattattgaattttttgaCAAACTTGCAAATATCTACGACGGTTTTGACTATCCACGGCTTATAGCCATTGGCTTTCTTAAGTATTTGCATATCTAGTAAAATATCACTGGATGAAAAGAGCATTGATATATTCagatttaaaattgtaatatttcgATTAATAGCTCTTAGTCGGCATTCATTGACATATAtcaatgatttattttcactCATACAGATTACGTTTGTCATCTTTAACTGAGCAGT
This is a stretch of genomic DNA from Drosophila albomicans strain 15112-1751.03 chromosome 3, ASM965048v2, whole genome shotgun sequence. It encodes these proteins:
- the LOC127565388 gene encoding uncharacterized protein LOC127565388 codes for the protein MGVDFVVFRLVLGIFAVLIPNHVEAAQFKWTNIFCAGHNESWVHMNECRLRAISRNLTTLNLNASIFHPVNDITLDVQLFKKANGYKPWIFKSVVDMCRFLKTKYNPYAKIAFTLVKDFSNLNHSCPYWGLAIVKDFYVNPVKVGLPFPTGDYLLGMKWLYDKKLQMTTNFYFSYTENVIDM